The segment AAATGAACTGTTACTACAATATAAAATTTTTACAGGCTCGTCATCAAACAAAAACACATTGCGCATTTTACCTGCACTAAATATTACCAGGCACGAGGCAGATATTTTTTTACAGGCATTTAAAAAGGTAATACATCAACAACTGGTTAATGCCTGATAATAAAATAAGAATTGAATAAATGAAAAACTTCACCTCCTTTTATGATGTAGAAAGTATAACGGAACTATTGCAGGAAGCATTGATGCTGAAAGAAAATCCATTGCAATTTAATACCTTGGGCAAAAAGAAAACATTGGGTTTGGTATTTTTAAACGCAAGTTTAAGAACCCGTTTAAGTACGCAGAAAGCAGCCATGAACTTGGGTTTACATGTTATTGTATTAAATGTAAACCAGGAAAGTTGGGCTTGGGAGTTTGAAGAAGGTGCGGTTATGAATGGTACCAAAGTGGAGCATATTAAAGATGCAGCAGCTATATTAAGTATGTATTGCGATATGGTGGGTATTCGTTGTTTCCCCTCTTTGGAAAACAGGGAAGATGACTACAATGAAAAAGTGTTGAATCAGTTTATAAAGTATTGTTCGGTGCCTGTTATTTCATTGGAATCGGCTATACGCCATCCGTTGCAAAGTTTTGCCGACTTAATAACCATTACAGAAAACTGGAAAAAAGATTATAAACCCAAAGTGGTGTTGACCTGGGCTCCGCATATAAAACCATTGCCACAGGCGGTGGCTAATTCTTTTAGCGAATGGATGTGTAATGCTCCGGTTGATTTTGTTATTACGCATCCGCATGGATATGAGTTAAAGGAAGAGTTTACACAAGGTGCAAAAATATGTTATGAGCAAACGGATGCTTTGCAAAATGCTGATTTCGTTTATGTGAAAAATTGGTCTTCGTATAACGAGTATGGAAAAATGCCCGAAACAAATGATGACTGGTTGCTTAATGAACAAAAATTGGCAGTAAGCAATGATGCAAAAATAATGCATTGTCTTCCTGTTCGTAGAAATGTAGAGTTGACTGATGAGTTGTTAGATGGCAAAAATTCATTGGTGCTTCAGCAGGCACACAACCGCTTGTTTGCCGCACAGGCAGTGTTAAAAAAAATAATGGAAAGTAATTTTAATTAATTGAACCAAATAAAAATGCAAGCACTTTACATCATTAAAATTGGCGGAAATATTATCAACCATGAAGTTAAACTTAAGCATTTTATCTCGTTGGTATCAACCATAAAAGCCAGAAAAATTATAGTGCATGGTGGCGGTAAGTTGGTTGATGAGTTGGCCCTTAAATTAGGTATTGAGCAGCACATGATAGATGGCCGAAGAGTTACTGATACCAAAACATTGGAATTAACAACAATGGTTTATGCCGGATTAATCAATAAAAAAATAGTGGCATTGTTACAGGCCAATTCAAGCAATGCCATTGGCCTTTCTGGTGCAGATAACAATTGTATAAGAGCCAAAAAAAGAACCCATGCTAAACACAATTTTGGATGGGTGGGCGATATTGAAGAAGGAGGAATTAATACTTCCTTTATCTCCACATTGCTTGAAATAAATATGCTTCCTGTGTTTTGTTCCATTACACATGATAAGAATGGACAGCTATTAAATACCAATGCTGATACTTTGGCCAGTGCATTGGCTGTTGCTATGTCAGCCAAATATAAAGTGCATTTAAATTATTGCTTTGAGAAAAAAGGCGTAATGGCTAATATAAATGATGCTGATTCTGTAATACCAACTATTTCAGCAAGTAAGTACAAGCAATTGGTAAAGAATAAATTGGTTTCAGCAGGAATGA is part of the Bacteroidota bacterium genome and harbors:
- a CDS encoding N-acetylornithine carbamoyltransferase, whose translation is MKNFTSFYDVESITELLQEALMLKENPLQFNTLGKKKTLGLVFLNASLRTRLSTQKAAMNLGLHVIVLNVNQESWAWEFEEGAVMNGTKVEHIKDAAAILSMYCDMVGIRCFPSLENREDDYNEKVLNQFIKYCSVPVISLESAIRHPLQSFADLITITENWKKDYKPKVVLTWAPHIKPLPQAVANSFSEWMCNAPVDFVITHPHGYELKEEFTQGAKICYEQTDALQNADFVYVKNWSSYNEYGKMPETNDDWLLNEQKLAVSNDAKIMHCLPVRRNVELTDELLDGKNSLVLQQAHNRLFAAQAVLKKIMESNFN
- the argB gene encoding acetylglutamate kinase, yielding MQALYIIKIGGNIINHEVKLKHFISLVSTIKARKIIVHGGGKLVDELALKLGIEQHMIDGRRVTDTKTLELTTMVYAGLINKKIVALLQANSSNAIGLSGADNNCIRAKKRTHAKHNFGWVGDIEEGGINTSFISTLLEINMLPVFCSITHDKNGQLLNTNADTLASALAVAMSAKYKVHLNYCFEKKGVMANINDADSVIPTISASKYKQLVKNKLVSAGMIPKLDNAFAAIENGVSSVVILHADDILNVINKTKNVGTQLTA